ACCTGGACAAGCACCCGGATTACGACAAGCACGTGATCGGCAAGGGCGTCGATCGGTGAGTGATCTCGACCCCCGCCCGGCCGAGACGCTGTGTGAACCCGCGCCGGGCCCCGGCCCGGTCGCGGAGCGGTATCCGGCCCGTGAGGTGCCGCTCGGCGGGGTGCGCGGCGTCTTCGTCGAACGCGTGCTGCCGCAGCGGGACCTGCCCACCGTCGGCGCGTGGTGCTTCCTCGACCACTTCGGCTCGCCGACGGTCACCAAGACCGGTGCGCCGCCGGACATCGATCCGCATCCGCACATCGGCCTGCAAACGGTGACCTGGCCGTTCGAGGGCCGCATCCGGCATCGCGACTCGGTGGGCTCGGACGTGGAGATCGAACCCGGTCAGCTGAACCTGATGACCTCCGGACGCGGCATCGCCCACTCCGAGTACGCCGTCGCGGGCGCGCCCGCCGGGCACGGCCTGCAGCTGTGGATCGCCCTGCCGGGCGACCGCACCGGCATCGCCCCGCATTTCGAGCAGCATCGCGAGCTGCCGGTCGTGGAAACGCCCGGCCTCCGGGCGATCGTGCTGATCGGCGCACTGGCCGGGAAGACCTCGCCCGCGATCGCCTACACCCCCATCGTCGGCGCCGATGTGCGGCTGGCGGCCGGCGCCGACGTCACCCTTCCGCTCGACCCTCGTTTCGAGCACGCGGTGCTGGTGATCGAGGGCGAGGTGACCGTCGCGGGCGAGGAGCTCGCCCCCGGCCCCCTGCTGTACCTGGGCACCGAGCGCGACGAACTGCGGTTCGGCAGCGAAGGCGGCGCGCACTTCGCGCTGATCGGCGGCGAACCGTTCGGCGAGGAGCTGGTGATGTGGTGGAACTTTGTCGGCCGCAGCCACGAGGACATCACCGCCGCTCGGGCGGATTGGGAGAACCACGACGTCACCCGATTCGCCGACATCGCCGGCCATCCCCCGCGGCAGCGCATTCCGGCGCCGCCACTGCCCGGACTGCACCTGAAGCCACGCAAGCGCCGGATCGGCCCCGCCCGGGACTGAGTCGCGGCGCCGCGTATTCCGCGCGGCGGGTGGTTAGGGGGCCGGTTCACCTTCCCGGCCGGGCGGCCGGGTCCTCAGGGAGCACCGGCCCGCACTCAGCCGGCTTCCGCCTCGGCCTGCGTCCGTCGGTCGTTGTAAAGTCAAGTCGCCACCCGTTTTTCGGTGGGGAGGGGGCTTCCGATGGACGACTCGACGCAGCGGGTGATGGCTGCGCGCGAGGCCGTGCTGAAACTCGTTCCGTCGCCTTGGCACAGAGAGAAATTCCTGGCCGCCTTGGGCGAGTGGCGCGGGCGGCCGATCCAACTCGTGCCGGTCGCTTCGACGTTGTTGCCGGGAACCCTGGAACCGGGCCGCGGCACGCCGTGCGGTCTGTGGCTCGATTGCACCGATGTGGACGTGTTCGCCTACGCCGCGGGCACGACCGATTTCCATATCGATCAGATCATCGCGCACGAGACCGGCCATATGGTGCTCGATCACAATGCCGGGACCGCGGGCCTGACGGGAGTGCGGCAGCTGCTGCCGAGCATCGACCCGGCCATGGTCCGGCGGGTACTCGGACGCAGCGAGTTCGCCGACGATCAGGAAGACGAGGCCGAGCTGTTCGCGGACCTGCTGCTGTCGGGTGTCTCCCGCTGGCGTTCCTCGCGGCCGATGCGATCGTTCTGGGGTGGTGAGGGGTGACCTCCTCGGCCCCACCGGTCATCGCGTGGCTGATCATCGGAGGCAGCGCGCTGGTGGCCCTGCTGCGCCTGGCGTGGCTGCACGGCCGGTCCCGGCCCAGCGAACGCCAGGTGACCTATGCCCTGATCTGCGCGGTGATCGCGGCGCTGCTGCGCGAAGGGACCGTGCAGACCGCCCTGGCCGACGCCGGCCTGCTCGGCATCGGCTTCACCAGGCAACTCGGCACCACGTTCATCGTCGCGACCTTCGCGCCCCTGATCGTGCTGGCGCAATCGTGGTCGGAACGATGGTCGGAGCAGGCTTCGGCCGGGTACCGGCGGATGCGGCGGACCGTGTGGGTCGCGGCGGGCGTATCGATGACGCTGATGCTGCTGCTCGGCGCGCACGCTCGCGCCCTGGGCCAGTACATCGACCGGACCGAGGGCTGGCAAACGGTCGCCTACTTCGCGTTCTTCTCCGGGTGGTGCGGGGTGACCGGGCTTCTGGTGTTCGCGGCCAGCGTCCGAGAGCTGCGCGCGGGTCAGCTGCGGCCCTCGCACAGGTTCACCTATCTGCTGATCTTGGTCGTCGGCGCCTGGACGCTGGAGGAGGCCGTCTCCATCTTCGCCAGCTCGGTCTGCGCGGCGAGCGGGACCGGCACGGCGTTCGTCGATTTCCGGTTCCGGGCCAACGAGAACAACTTCGTCTACATGGTGGGCCTCGGCTCGCTGGCGGCGGGCGCCCGCGTGGGCACCGAGATCGCGCGGCGGCTGGGCATCGATTCGGCTTCGCGCACCATACGACAGCTGACCCCGATGTGGCGGGACCTGGTGACGACGTGCGCCGAGATCCCGCGCCCCGCGCACTCCGACCCCGACCCGGACCCGCGACGTCGCCTGCACCGGATGGTCGTCGAGATCCGGGACGCGCTGCTCGTGCTCGGGCGCTTCGCCGAACCACTACCGGCCGACGTGCCCGCTGACGTCGCCGAGGCGGTGCAGATCGCGCGCGCCTCGCATCGCAAAGCCCTTGGCGCTCAGCCGGGTTCCTATCTTCGGCTGCAGGCGTCGGGGCCCGGTCGAGACATCGTCGATGAAACCCGTACGTTGCGCCGTGTCGCGCGGCATTGGGGACGGGCGCAGACCTACCTGTGCGCACAACTGGACGGAGCAAGATGACCACGACGAATTCCCAGCACCGGATCCGGGCGAGTGACCGGGAGTTGCCGCACCCGCCGTTCCGGCTGCCCCTGGCCGGTGACGTATGGGATCTGCACGTCACCGACAGCAGTCAATGGGGCATGCGCGGCGCGCAGAAGTACGGCGGCATCTATGAACGCAACATCTTCGGGACCCGCGTGACGTATGTGTCGGATCCGGACCTGCTGCGCGAGATCAACGACGACGCGCTCTGGGCCAAATTCCTGGGCGTGCCGATCCGCGATCTGCGCACCGTCGCCGGGGACGGGCTGTTCACCGCGCACAACTCCGAACCGAACTGGGCCAAGGCCCACGCCATCCTCGCGCCGTCGTTCACCGCGGCGGCCATGCGCGGCTACCACGCCACCATGCGATCCTGTGCTGCCGAGCTCGTCGAGTACTGGACGGCACGGGCGGGCGAATGGGTCGACGTACCGGCCGACACCAACAAGGTCGCTCTGGAAG
Above is a genomic segment from Nocardia sputorum containing:
- a CDS encoding pirin family protein; translated protein: MSDLDPRPAETLCEPAPGPGPVAERYPAREVPLGGVRGVFVERVLPQRDLPTVGAWCFLDHFGSPTVTKTGAPPDIDPHPHIGLQTVTWPFEGRIRHRDSVGSDVEIEPGQLNLMTSGRGIAHSEYAVAGAPAGHGLQLWIALPGDRTGIAPHFEQHRELPVVETPGLRAIVLIGALAGKTSPAIAYTPIVGADVRLAAGADVTLPLDPRFEHAVLVIEGEVTVAGEELAPGPLLYLGTERDELRFGSEGGAHFALIGGEPFGEELVMWWNFVGRSHEDITAARADWENHDVTRFADIAGHPPRQRIPAPPLPGLHLKPRKRRIGPARD
- a CDS encoding MAB_1171c family putative transporter, whose protein sequence is MTSSAPPVIAWLIIGGSALVALLRLAWLHGRSRPSERQVTYALICAVIAALLREGTVQTALADAGLLGIGFTRQLGTTFIVATFAPLIVLAQSWSERWSEQASAGYRRMRRTVWVAAGVSMTLMLLLGAHARALGQYIDRTEGWQTVAYFAFFSGWCGVTGLLVFAASVRELRAGQLRPSHRFTYLLILVVGAWTLEEAVSIFASSVCAASGTGTAFVDFRFRANENNFVYMVGLGSLAAGARVGTEIARRLGIDSASRTIRQLTPMWRDLVTTCAEIPRPAHSDPDPDPRRRLHRMVVEIRDALLVLGRFAEPLPADVPADVAEAVQIARASHRKALGAQPGSYLRLQASGPGRDIVDETRTLRRVARHWGRAQTYLCAQLDGAR